From Candidatus Polarisedimenticolia bacterium, a single genomic window includes:
- a CDS encoding VOC family protein — translation MKRMSLWTVFVKAYDEAIEFYTRKLGFVVAEDVPFGKERWVTLRLPDDETVAIVFKLAETEETRALVGRQAGSQPLFGIQTGDCLAEYRRMKEAGVRFHGEPQVQPYGTGVTLEDLYGNRIYMNQEPA, via the coding sequence ATGAAGCGGATGTCGTTGTGGACGGTTTTCGTGAAGGCTTATGACGAGGCGATCGAGTTCTATACGCGCAAGCTGGGATTCGTCGTGGCGGAGGATGTCCCCTTCGGGAAGGAGCGCTGGGTCACGCTGCGCCTGCCCGACGACGAGACCGTAGCGATCGTCTTCAAGCTGGCGGAAACAGAAGAGACCCGCGCCCTGGTGGGACGGCAGGCCGGCTCCCAGCCGCTGTTCGGGATCCAGACGGGTGATTGCCTTGCCGAGTATCGCCGCATGAAGGAAGCGGGTGTACGCTTCCACGGCGAGCCGCAGGTGCAGCCCTATGGGACGGGGGTGACTCTCGAGGACCTGTACGGCAACCGGATCTATATGAACCAGGAGCCTGCCTAG